Proteins encoded within one genomic window of Panicum virgatum strain AP13 chromosome 1N, P.virgatum_v5, whole genome shotgun sequence:
- the LOC120654360 gene encoding WAT1-related protein At4g01440-like — protein sequence MGRYAWGDCKPTATMLAVVVVFAVLNTLTKMAFNQGMRITVLITLRQFTAFLFLAPIAYFRERKTRPKLTLEIFVYLFFSAVLGASLTQWLFFVGLRYTTATFACAFINMTPMFTFVVALPFGMEKLDLKTGAGLAKVFGTTVGFTGAIILALYQGPSLTKSSSAPQPMGAGGHGAHRWVTGSVALLAGAACWSFWFILQSRLGKKYPALYSGNALMFLLSFLQIAAVGMATERDLSVWILRTKLQIITVLFVGIMGSGIGFLAMSWCIEQRGPVFTTAFTPLIQLIAGAINIVALHEQLHLGSALGSALVIVGLYLVLWAKTKEASDAAPSGNVLMAEEKFKQATQQIQDV from the exons ATGGGCCGTTATGCTTGGGGTGATTGCAAGCCTACGGCAACAAtgctggctgttgttgttgtCTTTGCCGTGCTTAACACACTGACAAAGATGGCTTTCAACCAAGGGATGCGCATCACTGTACTCATCACACTTCGCCAGTTCactgccttcctcttcctcgccCCCATCGCCTACTTCCGAGAAAG GAAGACAAGGCCTAAGCTGACACTAGAGATCTTTGTGTATCTCTTCTTCAGTGCAGTGCTTGG CGCCTCACTTACCCAATGGCTATTCTTCGTGGGCCTACGGTACACTACAGCAACATTTGCATGTGCCTTCATCAACATGACTCCAATGTTCACTTTCGTTGTGGCACTTCCTTTTGG GATGGAGAAACTTGATCTGAAGACTGGAGCCGGCTTAGCAAAGGTGTTTGGCACGACAGTAGGGTTCACAGGGGCAATCATCCTGGCACTCTACCAAGGCCCATCACTGACCAAATCCTCATCTGCACCCCAACCAATGGgtgccggcggccatggtgcaCATAGATGGGTGACTGGGTCTGTGGCCCTACTTGCTGGCGCAGCATGTTGGTCCTTTTGGTTCATCCTCCAGTCAAGGCTGGGGAAGAAGTACCCAGCACTGTACTCTGGAAATGCCTTGATGTTCCTGCTCAGCTTCCTTCAGATCGCTGCCGTGGGGATGGCTACAGAGAGGGACCTGTCAGTCTGGATCCTCAGAACCAAGCTTCAGATCATCACAGTGCTCTTTGTG GGGATAATGGGGTCTGGAATTGGTTTTCTGGCCATGTCTTGGTGCATCGAGCAAAGAGGGCCAGTCTTCACGACTGCATTCACACCTCTGATACAACTTATAGCAGGTGCTATCAACATCGTCGCTCTCCATGAGCAGCTCCATCTTGGAAG CGCGCTGGGCTCTGCTCTTGTAATTGTTGGGTTATACTTGGTCCTCTGGGCAAAAACCAAAGAGGCATCAGATGCTGCTCCATCCGGCAACGTACTGATGGCGGAAGAAAAATTCAAGCAAGCAACACAGCAAATACAAGATGTATGA